The Burkholderia ambifaria AMMD genome has a segment encoding these proteins:
- a CDS encoding alpha/beta hydrolase produces MDASEFSKFLKAALPAEARAGAALTVAEVEIPGYAQDISLRLYRRADKTGLPVVLYFHGGGFVRGSLDDADFAARFLAERLPALVVSVDYSLAPAFPFPAAPEDAYRAAVWAATRARAFGGNPKKIGVAGHDAGGQLANCLAFIARDRGEVSIAAQALFGPMLDPSMTRIGDAERLSSDITARECAACYRAYLPQAAQRMHPYAAPLESVRLAGLPPTLVVTAQNDVLHVEAEKYAGCLISSGVLTQVIRYPDVTHAALATHEAALEEAVRFFQCRFQARQPNRSE; encoded by the coding sequence ATGGACGCTTCTGAATTCAGCAAATTCCTGAAAGCCGCATTGCCCGCCGAAGCCAGAGCCGGCGCGGCACTGACGGTCGCGGAGGTGGAAATCCCCGGCTACGCGCAGGACATCTCGCTGCGCCTCTATCGGCGCGCGGACAAGACCGGACTGCCGGTAGTGCTTTACTTCCACGGCGGCGGTTTCGTGCGCGGCTCGCTCGACGACGCCGACTTCGCCGCGCGCTTTTTAGCAGAACGCTTACCAGCTCTCGTAGTGTCGGTCGATTATTCGCTCGCGCCGGCCTTTCCTTTCCCGGCCGCGCCGGAGGATGCGTATCGCGCCGCCGTGTGGGCCGCGACCCGCGCCCGCGCGTTCGGCGGCAATCCGAAGAAGATTGGCGTCGCGGGCCACGACGCGGGCGGCCAGCTCGCGAACTGTCTCGCGTTCATCGCGCGCGATCGCGGCGAAGTGTCGATCGCCGCGCAGGCGCTGTTCGGGCCGATGCTCGACCCGAGCATGACGCGCATCGGCGACGCCGAACGCCTGTCATCCGACATCACCGCGCGCGAATGCGCGGCCTGTTATCGCGCCTATCTGCCGCAGGCGGCGCAGCGCATGCACCCGTATGCGGCGCCGCTCGAATCGGTGCGCCTCGCGGGCCTGCCGCCGACGCTCGTAGTCACCGCGCAGAACGACGTGCTGCACGTCGAAGCGGAGAAATATGCGGGCTGCCTGATTTCATCGGGCGTGCTCACGCAGGTGATCCGCTACCCGGACGTCACGCACGCGGCGCTCGCGACGCACGAAGCCGCGCTCGAGGAAGCCGTCCGCTTCTTCCAGTGCCGCTTCCAGGCGCGCCAGCCGAACCGTTCCGAATAA
- a CDS encoding H-NS family nucleoid-associated regulatory protein, translated as MLVYKSFMEKKALLEEQLVRERLAIATMVLLEIRQCIEEFGFGVKDVFPAQSGAPGKRRRVKYFNPETGQAWSGVGREPVWLRGQDRDRFLIDSESHEQPEDEES; from the coding sequence ATGCTGGTGTACAAGTCGTTCATGGAAAAGAAGGCGCTGCTCGAGGAGCAACTGGTTCGGGAGCGACTCGCGATTGCGACGATGGTGTTGCTCGAAATCCGGCAGTGCATCGAGGAATTCGGATTTGGCGTCAAGGACGTGTTTCCCGCCCAGAGCGGTGCGCCGGGGAAGCGGCGACGGGTGAAATACTTCAACCCGGAAACGGGGCAGGCCTGGTCGGGAGTGGGGCGGGAACCGGTATGGTTGCGCGGTCAGGATCGAGACCGGTTTCTGATCGACTCGGAATCGCATGAGCAACCTGAAGATGAGGAATCCTGA
- the ceoA gene encoding multidrug efflux RND transporter periplasmic adaptor subunit CeoA, whose product MAILRTSRSRIATAAIVTLAVVGLGTFGAMRVSANAPEKAAAPLPEVDVATVVPQTVTDWQSYSGRLEAVEKVDVRPQVSGTIVAVNFKDGALVKKGDVLFVIDPRPYQAEVDRAAAQLAGAQARNGYAQSDWQRAQRLIGDNAIAKRDYDEKQNAAREASANLKAAEAALETARINLGYTRITAPVSGRVSRAEITLGNVVSAGASAAPLTTLVSVSPIYASFDADEQTYLQYINGARNGRKVPVELGLANETGYSRSGEIDSVDNRLDTSSGTIRVRARFDNADGALVPGLYARVKVGGSAPHQALLVDDAAINTDQDKKFVFVVDQQGRVSYREVQQGMQHGNRRVIVSGLSAGDRVIVNGTQRVRPGEQVKPHMVPMTGGDAPSAPLASTAKPAAPAKADS is encoded by the coding sequence ATGGCCATCCTACGCACCTCCCGTTCCCGAATCGCCACCGCGGCGATCGTGACGCTCGCCGTCGTCGGCCTCGGCACGTTCGGCGCGATGCGCGTGAGCGCGAACGCGCCCGAAAAGGCGGCGGCACCGCTGCCCGAAGTCGACGTCGCGACCGTCGTGCCGCAGACCGTCACCGACTGGCAAAGCTATTCGGGCCGCCTCGAAGCGGTCGAGAAAGTCGACGTGCGCCCGCAGGTGTCGGGCACGATCGTCGCGGTGAACTTCAAGGACGGCGCGCTCGTGAAGAAAGGCGACGTACTGTTCGTGATCGATCCGCGCCCGTACCAGGCGGAAGTCGACCGTGCCGCGGCACAGCTCGCCGGCGCGCAGGCACGCAATGGCTACGCGCAGAGCGACTGGCAGCGCGCGCAGCGGCTGATCGGCGACAACGCGATCGCCAAGCGCGACTACGACGAGAAGCAGAACGCCGCGCGCGAGGCGAGCGCGAACCTGAAGGCCGCCGAAGCCGCGCTGGAAACGGCACGCATCAACCTCGGCTATACGCGGATCACGGCGCCGGTCTCGGGCCGCGTGTCGCGCGCGGAAATCACGCTCGGCAACGTCGTGTCGGCCGGTGCGTCGGCCGCGCCGCTGACGACGCTGGTGTCGGTGTCGCCGATCTACGCATCGTTCGACGCGGACGAGCAGACCTACCTGCAATACATCAACGGCGCGCGCAACGGCCGCAAGGTGCCGGTCGAGCTCGGTCTCGCGAACGAAACCGGCTACTCGCGCAGCGGCGAAATCGATTCGGTCGACAACCGGCTCGACACGTCGTCCGGGACGATCCGCGTGCGTGCACGCTTCGACAATGCGGACGGTGCGCTCGTGCCCGGCCTCTACGCGCGCGTGAAGGTGGGCGGCAGCGCGCCGCACCAGGCACTGCTCGTCGACGACGCGGCGATCAACACGGACCAGGACAAGAAGTTCGTGTTCGTCGTCGACCAGCAGGGCCGCGTGTCGTATCGCGAAGTGCAGCAGGGGATGCAGCACGGCAACCGGCGCGTCATCGTGAGCGGACTTTCCGCCGGCGACCGCGTGATCGTGAACGGCACGCAGCGCGTACGACCCGGCGAGCAGGTGAAGCCGCACATGGTCCCGATGACGGGCGGCGATGCGCCGTCCGCGCCGCTCGCGAGCACTGCGAAGCCGGCCGCACCGGCGAAGGCGGATTCGTAA
- the selD gene encoding selenide, water dikinase SelD, with protein sequence MTEATLTPPAVPRLTSLSHGGGCGCKIAPGVLSELLKRATPPALFPDLLVGTETSDDAAVYRLNDEQAIVATTDFFMPIVDDPFDFGRIAATNALSDVYAMGGKPILALALVGMPINVLPHETIAAILRGGESVCAEAGIPVAGGHSIDSVEPIYGLAAIGVVHPSRVKRNAAARAGDVLVLGKPLGVGVLSAALKKNQLDAAGYAQMVATTTKLNRPGAELAALPGVHALTDVTGFGLLGHTLELARGANLTARVHYASLPWLAGVEAFVADGVFTGASGRNWAAYGTDVRLADGLPPVAQALLTDPQTSGGLLVACAPEAVDDVLACFRADGFDRAAVIGEMVDGPSRVDVA encoded by the coding sequence ATGACCGAAGCCACCCTTACCCCGCCCGCCGTTCCGCGCCTCACGAGCCTGTCGCACGGGGGCGGCTGCGGCTGCAAGATCGCGCCGGGCGTGCTGTCCGAGCTGCTGAAGCGGGCGACGCCGCCGGCGTTGTTCCCGGATCTGCTGGTCGGCACCGAGACCTCCGACGACGCGGCCGTCTACCGGCTGAACGACGAGCAGGCGATCGTCGCGACGACCGACTTCTTCATGCCGATCGTCGACGATCCGTTCGACTTCGGCCGCATCGCGGCGACCAACGCGCTGTCGGACGTCTACGCGATGGGCGGCAAGCCGATACTCGCGCTCGCGCTGGTCGGGATGCCGATCAACGTGCTGCCGCACGAGACGATCGCGGCGATCCTGCGCGGCGGTGAATCGGTGTGCGCGGAGGCCGGCATTCCGGTCGCGGGCGGCCATTCGATCGATTCGGTCGAGCCGATCTACGGACTCGCGGCGATCGGCGTCGTGCATCCGTCGCGCGTGAAGCGCAACGCGGCCGCGCGCGCGGGCGACGTGCTCGTACTCGGCAAGCCGCTCGGCGTCGGCGTGCTGTCGGCCGCGCTGAAGAAGAACCAGCTCGACGCCGCGGGCTACGCGCAGATGGTCGCCACCACCACCAAGCTGAACCGGCCGGGCGCCGAGCTCGCCGCGCTGCCGGGCGTGCATGCGCTGACCGACGTCACGGGATTCGGGCTGCTCGGCCACACGCTCGAGCTCGCACGCGGCGCGAACCTCACCGCACGCGTGCATTACGCGTCGCTGCCGTGGCTCGCGGGCGTCGAGGCATTCGTCGCCGACGGCGTGTTCACCGGTGCGTCGGGCCGCAACTGGGCCGCGTACGGCACCGATGTCCGACTCGCCGACGGGCTGCCGCCCGTCGCGCAGGCACTGCTGACCGATCCGCAGACGTCGGGCGGTCTGCTGGTCGCGTGTGCGCCGGAAGCGGTCGACGACGTGCTCGCCTGCTTCCGCGCCGACGGTTTCGACCGCGCGGCCGTGATCGGCGAGATGGTGGACGGGCCGTCGCGCGTCGACGTTGCCTGA
- a CDS encoding purine-nucleoside phosphorylase, translating to MLTRSILSAAAFSLAACATAPSIAQDNPGNNAGNAAFAETGAQGRPVKVMIITMFGPEGQAWLDRIGPWRDIAVPGLSPDYPNVHCNKQDVCVVTTGMGYANASATIMALTFSQRFDLRRTYFLISGIAGVDPAQGTVGSAAWSKYLVDFSLQWELDAREIPAGWNTGFLGINTKSPNDKPPLDYRTEVFQLNPQLTDAAYALSRNVVLADSAQAQAARAKFTYAPANRPPTVIQCDTSSGNTWFSGTLIGERARQWTKILTDGKGTYCMTAQEDNATFEALKRAASVKRVDLSRVAVLRTGSDFDRPYAGQTSADNLLNYADQGGFAPATENLYRAGNPLVQDIVTHWGEWRDGVPRR from the coding sequence ATGCTGACTCGCTCCATCCTTTCCGCCGCCGCATTCTCGCTCGCGGCCTGTGCGACCGCGCCGTCGATCGCGCAGGACAACCCCGGCAACAACGCGGGCAACGCCGCATTCGCCGAGACCGGTGCACAGGGCCGCCCGGTCAAGGTCATGATCATCACGATGTTCGGTCCCGAGGGCCAAGCGTGGCTCGACCGCATCGGCCCGTGGCGCGACATCGCCGTGCCCGGCCTGTCACCTGACTACCCGAACGTCCACTGCAACAAGCAGGACGTATGCGTGGTCACGACCGGCATGGGCTATGCGAATGCGTCGGCGACGATCATGGCGCTCACGTTCTCGCAGCGCTTCGACCTGCGCCGCACGTATTTCCTGATCTCGGGCATCGCGGGCGTCGACCCCGCGCAAGGCACGGTCGGCTCCGCCGCATGGTCGAAATATCTGGTCGATTTCAGCCTGCAGTGGGAGCTCGATGCGCGCGAGATTCCGGCCGGCTGGAACACGGGCTTTCTCGGCATCAACACGAAGAGTCCGAACGACAAGCCGCCGCTCGACTACCGCACCGAAGTGTTCCAGCTCAATCCGCAGCTGACTGACGCCGCGTATGCGCTGTCGCGCAACGTCGTGCTCGCCGACAGCGCGCAGGCCCAGGCCGCGCGCGCGAAGTTCACGTATGCGCCGGCGAACCGGCCGCCGACGGTGATCCAGTGCGACACGTCATCGGGCAACACGTGGTTCTCGGGCACGCTGATCGGCGAGCGCGCGCGCCAGTGGACGAAGATCCTGACCGACGGCAAGGGCACCTACTGCATGACCGCGCAGGAAGACAACGCGACGTTTGAAGCGCTCAAGCGCGCGGCGAGCGTGAAGCGGGTCGACCTGTCGCGCGTCGCGGTGCTGCGCACGGGGTCCGACTTCGACCGGCCGTATGCGGGGCAGACGAGCGCGGACAACCTGCTGAACTACGCGGACCAGGGGGGCTTCGCGCCGGCGACCGAGAACCTGTACCGCGCGGGCAATCCGCTCGTCCAGGACATCGTCACGCACTGGGGCGAGTGGCGTGACGGCGTGCCGCGCCGTTGA
- the ceoB gene encoding multidrug efflux RND transporter permease subunit CeoB encodes MNISKFFIDRPIFAGVLSVIILLGGVIAMFLLPISEYPEVVPPSVIVKAQYPGANPKVIAETVASPLEEQINGVEDMLYMQSQANSDGNMTITVTFKLGTDPDKATQLVQNRVNQALPRLPEDVQRLGITTVKSSPTLTMVVHLISPDNRYDMTYLRNYALINVKDRLSRIQGVGQVQLWGSGDYAMRVWLDPQKVAQRGLAAEDVVRSIREQNVQVAAGVIGASPSLPGTPLQLSVNARGRLQTEDEFGDIVVKTTPDGGVTHLRDIARIELDASEYGLRSLLDNKPAVAMAINQSPGANSLQISDEVRKTMAELKQDMPAGIDYKIVYDPTQFVRSSIKAVVHTLLEAIALVVIVVIVFLQTWRASLIPLIAVPVSIIGTFSLLLGFGYSINALSLFGMVLAIGIVVDDAIVVVENVERNIESGMNARQATYKAMQEVSGPIIAIALTLVAVFVPLAFMSGLTGQFYKQFAMTIAISTVISAFNSLTLSPALSAILLKGHGDKEDWLTRVMNRVLGGFFKRFNKVFHRGAENYGRGVRGVLSRKTLMLGVYLVLVGATVLVSKIVPGGFVPAQDKEYLIAFAQLPNGASLDRTEKVIRDMGSIALKQPGVESAVAFPGLSVNGFTNSSSAGIVFVTLKPFSERHGKALSAGAIAGALNQQYGAIKDSFVAVFPPPPVLGLGTLGGFKMQIEDRGAVGYAKLSDATNDFIKRAQQAPELGPLFTSYQINVPQLNVDLDRVKAKQLGVPVTDVFNTMQVYLGSLYVNDFNRFGRVYQVRVQADAPFRQRADDILQLKTRNDKGEMVPLSSLVTVTPTFGPEMVVRYNGYTAADINGGPAPGFSSGQAQAAVERIAHETLPRGVRFEWTDLTYQQILAGDSAMWVFPISVLLVFLVLAALYESLTLPLAVILIVPMSILSALTGVWLTQGDNNIFTQIGLMVLVGLSAKNAILIVEFARELEHDGRTPLEAAIEASRLRLRPILMTSIAFIMGVVPLVTSTGAGSEMRHAMGIAVFFGMLGVTLFGLMLTPVFYVVLRTLAGGKIHVAGKDSAGYGASGSGVPATGVPASDA; translated from the coding sequence ATGAATATTTCCAAATTTTTTATCGACCGGCCGATCTTTGCAGGAGTCCTATCGGTGATCATCCTGCTCGGCGGGGTGATCGCGATGTTCCTGCTGCCGATTTCGGAGTATCCGGAAGTCGTGCCGCCTTCCGTGATCGTGAAGGCGCAATACCCGGGCGCGAACCCGAAAGTGATCGCCGAGACGGTCGCGTCGCCGCTTGAAGAGCAGATCAACGGCGTCGAGGACATGCTCTACATGCAGTCGCAGGCAAACAGCGACGGCAACATGACGATCACCGTCACGTTCAAGCTCGGCACCGATCCGGACAAGGCCACGCAGCTCGTGCAGAACCGCGTGAACCAGGCGCTGCCGCGCCTGCCGGAAGACGTGCAGCGGCTCGGCATCACCACGGTGAAGAGCTCGCCGACGCTGACGATGGTGGTCCACCTGATCTCGCCGGACAACCGCTACGACATGACCTACCTGCGCAACTACGCGCTGATCAACGTGAAGGATCGCCTGTCGCGGATCCAGGGCGTCGGCCAGGTGCAGCTGTGGGGTTCGGGCGACTACGCGATGCGCGTGTGGCTCGATCCGCAGAAGGTCGCGCAGCGCGGGCTGGCCGCCGAGGACGTCGTGCGGTCGATCCGCGAGCAGAACGTGCAGGTCGCGGCCGGCGTGATCGGCGCGTCGCCGTCGTTGCCGGGCACGCCGCTGCAGCTGTCCGTGAACGCGCGCGGCCGTCTGCAGACGGAAGACGAGTTCGGCGACATCGTCGTGAAGACGACGCCGGACGGCGGCGTCACGCATCTGCGCGACATCGCGCGCATCGAGCTCGACGCGTCCGAGTACGGGCTGCGCTCGCTGCTCGACAACAAGCCGGCCGTCGCGATGGCGATCAACCAGTCGCCGGGCGCGAACTCGCTGCAGATCTCCGACGAAGTGCGCAAGACGATGGCCGAGCTGAAGCAGGACATGCCGGCCGGTATCGACTACAAGATCGTCTATGACCCGACGCAGTTCGTGCGTTCGTCGATCAAGGCCGTCGTGCATACGCTGCTCGAGGCGATCGCGCTGGTCGTGATCGTCGTGATCGTGTTCCTGCAGACCTGGCGCGCGTCGCTGATTCCGCTGATCGCGGTGCCGGTGTCGATCATCGGCACGTTCTCGCTGCTGCTCGGCTTCGGCTATTCGATCAACGCGTTGTCGTTGTTCGGGATGGTGCTGGCGATCGGTATCGTGGTCGACGATGCGATCGTGGTGGTCGAGAACGTCGAGCGCAACATCGAAAGCGGGATGAACGCGCGGCAGGCGACCTACAAGGCGATGCAGGAAGTGAGCGGGCCGATCATCGCGATCGCGCTGACGCTCGTCGCCGTGTTCGTGCCGCTCGCGTTCATGTCGGGCCTGACCGGCCAGTTCTACAAGCAGTTCGCGATGACGATCGCGATCTCGACGGTGATCTCGGCGTTCAACTCGCTGACGCTGTCGCCGGCGCTGTCCGCGATCCTGCTGAAGGGTCATGGCGACAAGGAGGACTGGCTCACGCGCGTGATGAACCGCGTGCTCGGCGGTTTCTTCAAGCGCTTCAACAAGGTGTTCCATCGCGGCGCGGAGAACTACGGCCGCGGCGTGCGCGGCGTGCTGTCGCGCAAGACGCTGATGCTCGGCGTGTACCTCGTGCTGGTGGGCGCGACCGTGCTGGTGTCGAAGATCGTGCCGGGCGGTTTCGTGCCCGCGCAGGACAAGGAATACCTGATCGCGTTCGCGCAGCTGCCGAACGGCGCGTCGCTCGACCGCACCGAGAAGGTGATCCGCGACATGGGCTCGATCGCGTTGAAGCAGCCGGGCGTCGAGAGCGCGGTCGCGTTCCCGGGGCTGTCGGTGAACGGCTTCACGAACAGCTCGAGCGCGGGCATCGTGTTCGTCACGCTCAAGCCGTTCTCGGAACGGCACGGCAAGGCGCTGTCGGCCGGCGCGATCGCGGGTGCGCTGAACCAGCAGTACGGGGCGATCAAGGACTCGTTCGTCGCGGTGTTCCCGCCGCCGCCGGTGCTTGGCCTCGGCACGCTCGGCGGGTTCAAGATGCAGATCGAGGATCGTGGCGCAGTGGGCTACGCGAAGCTGTCGGACGCGACCAACGACTTCATCAAGCGCGCGCAGCAGGCGCCTGAACTGGGCCCGTTGTTTACGAGCTACCAGATCAACGTGCCGCAGCTCAACGTCGATCTCGACCGCGTGAAGGCGAAGCAGCTCGGCGTGCCGGTCACCGACGTGTTCAACACGATGCAGGTGTATCTCGGCTCGCTGTACGTGAACGACTTCAACCGCTTCGGGCGCGTGTACCAGGTGCGCGTGCAGGCCGATGCGCCGTTCCGCCAGCGCGCGGACGACATCCTGCAGCTGAAGACGCGCAACGACAAGGGTGAGATGGTGCCGCTGTCGTCGCTCGTCACGGTGACGCCGACGTTCGGCCCGGAAATGGTCGTGCGCTACAACGGCTACACGGCGGCCGACATCAACGGCGGCCCGGCGCCGGGCTTCTCGTCGGGGCAGGCGCAGGCCGCGGTCGAGCGCATCGCTCATGAAACGTTGCCGCGCGGCGTGCGGTTCGAGTGGACCGACCTCACGTACCAGCAGATCCTAGCGGGCGATTCGGCGATGTGGGTGTTCCCGATCAGCGTGCTGCTCGTGTTCCTGGTGCTCGCCGCGCTGTATGAAAGCCTGACGCTGCCGCTCGCGGTGATCCTGATCGTGCCGATGAGCATTCTGTCGGCACTCACGGGCGTGTGGCTCACGCAGGGCGACAACAACATCTTCACGCAGATCGGCTTGATGGTGCTGGTGGGGCTGTCGGCGAAGAACGCGATCCTGATCGTCGAATTCGCGCGCGAACTGGAGCATGACGGCAGGACGCCGCTCGAGGCCGCGATCGAGGCGAGCCGGCTGCGGCTGCGCCCGATCCTGATGACGTCGATCGCATTCATCATGGGCGTCGTGCCGCTCGTCACGTCGACGGGTGCGGGCTCGGAGATGCGGCATGCGATGGGTATCGCGGTGTTCTTCGGGATGCTCGGCGTGACGCTGTTCGGGCTGATGCTGACGCCGGTGTTCTACGTGGTGCTGCGCACGCTCGCGGGCGGCAAGATCCACGTCGCCGGGAAGGACTCCGCCGGCTATGGCGCGTCGGGTTCGGGCGTGCCGGCTACCGGCGTGCCGGCTTCGGATGCTTGA
- a CDS encoding LysE family translocator — translation MNDFLFGLTIALSVGPVALMIANYGMRAGTATGVRAAVGVAAADGCYAVLAFTLGALLASTLASQLWLFRTVGALVLLAMGARMLWHALRDRRRTLDGDAPPPGIRPFTSMFVVTLANPLTILLFYGYATVAAGAHRHWLTSAACVFAGSLAGQLVFAFGGSAIGRFVKSPAWLAASHVVAALVVLGYGVAGLVRV, via the coding sequence GTGAACGATTTCCTGTTCGGGCTGACGATCGCGCTGTCGGTCGGGCCCGTTGCGCTGATGATCGCGAACTACGGCATGCGTGCCGGTACGGCTACCGGCGTGCGCGCGGCGGTGGGCGTTGCCGCTGCCGACGGCTGCTATGCGGTCCTTGCGTTCACGCTCGGCGCGCTGCTCGCGAGTACGCTCGCGTCGCAGCTGTGGCTGTTTCGCACCGTCGGCGCGCTCGTGCTGCTCGCGATGGGCGCCCGCATGCTGTGGCACGCGTTACGGGACCGGCGCCGCACGCTCGACGGCGATGCGCCGCCGCCGGGCATTCGTCCGTTCACGTCGATGTTTGTCGTCACGCTCGCGAATCCGCTGACTATCCTGCTGTTCTACGGCTATGCAACGGTCGCCGCCGGTGCGCATCGGCACTGGCTGACCAGTGCCGCGTGCGTGTTTGCGGGCAGCCTCGCGGGGCAGCTCGTGTTCGCGTTCGGTGGCAGCGCGATCGGGCGTTTCGTGAAGTCGCCGGCGTGGCTGGCGGCAAGCCATGTGGTCGCCGCGCTGGTCGTGCTCGGCTATGGTGTGGCGGGGCTCGTGCGCGTGTAA
- a CDS encoding DUF4148 domain-containing protein, with protein MNRRHLLSALALALAVSAPAFADTNTPQAGDYGNASSYTQHNNGPRTRAEVSAEVAQARRDGTLAWLRKANSYPQGLELAQGPYRSMPESNQLAGGGR; from the coding sequence ATGAACCGCCGCCATCTTCTTTCCGCGCTCGCCCTCGCACTCGCCGTGTCCGCACCGGCCTTCGCCGATACGAACACCCCGCAAGCCGGCGATTACGGCAACGCGTCGTCGTACACGCAACACAACAATGGTCCGCGCACCCGCGCCGAAGTCAGCGCGGAAGTCGCGCAGGCGCGCCGCGACGGCACGCTGGCCTGGCTGCGCAAGGCGAATTCGTATCCGCAAGGGCTCGAACTCGCGCAAGGCCCGTATCGCTCGATGCCGGAAAGCAACCAGCTCGCAGGCGGGGGCCGGTAA
- a CDS encoding response regulator transcription factor, protein MHVLYLEDDTTYVELINSILGEAGHSVHSVGNGHEAIRHLERTVVDLLILDWEVPGLSGFEVLKWARERIGGTLPILFLTIRAHENEVFSAITAGADDYMIKPINRFELLARINALLRRAYQGGDIQQDVLDIGIYRIDTKAREIWVHGTPVKLTPREFELAVLLFRHFGRIMPREALIRSLWGRDMAGASRSLDTHIYRLRTKLALQPSNGVRLSAVYTLGYRIEAV, encoded by the coding sequence ATGCACGTTCTATATCTCGAGGACGACACGACGTATGTCGAACTCATCAATTCGATACTGGGAGAGGCGGGACACAGCGTGCATTCCGTCGGCAACGGTCATGAGGCGATCCGCCATCTCGAACGCACGGTCGTCGATCTGCTGATCCTGGACTGGGAGGTACCGGGCCTGTCCGGCTTCGAAGTGCTCAAATGGGCACGCGAGCGGATCGGCGGCACGCTGCCGATCCTGTTCCTGACGATCCGCGCGCACGAAAACGAGGTTTTTTCCGCGATCACGGCGGGCGCCGACGACTACATGATCAAGCCGATCAATCGTTTCGAATTGCTGGCGCGCATCAACGCATTGCTGCGCCGCGCCTATCAGGGCGGCGATATCCAGCAGGACGTGCTGGACATCGGCATCTACCGGATCGATACGAAGGCGCGTGAGATATGGGTGCACGGCACCCCGGTGAAGCTGACGCCGCGCGAATTCGAACTCGCCGTCCTGCTGTTTCGCCATTTCGGCCGCATCATGCCGCGCGAAGCGCTGATCCGTTCGCTCTGGGGACGCGACATGGCCGGCGCGTCCCGCAGCCTCGACACGCACATCTACCGACTGCGCACGAAACTCGCGCTTCAACCGTCGAACGGTGTGCGTCTCAGCGCGGTCTACACGCTCGGCTACCGGATCGAAGCGGTCTGA
- the ceoR gene encoding putative multidrug efflux transcriptional regulator CeoR: MDRLQAMQVFTRVVDTSSFTKAAETLGLPRASVTTIIQNLEAFLGVRLMHRTTRRLSLTPDGAAYYERCVRILADVEETEASFQANNRKPHGKLRIDMPGSIGRLLVIPSLCEFHTRYPDIDLQLGLSDRPVDLLQEGVDCVIRVGALQDSSLVARRVGLFECVSVAAPAYLEKYGEPQTIEDLSDHKAVNYFSSRTGRTIDWTFLTDGKEVEVKMNAIVSVNDADAYVTCGLEGFGLIQPPLFMVLPHLRDGRLKEVLPGLKPLPMPISVVYPHSRHLSPKVRVFVDWIAEVFDRCPLLSGKGSLDATCSKRTFEEAERAPVLDTPVINEWVA, encoded by the coding sequence ATGGACCGGCTTCAGGCCATGCAGGTGTTTACTCGCGTCGTCGATACAAGCAGCTTCACCAAGGCAGCAGAAACGCTCGGCCTGCCGCGGGCGTCCGTCACGACGATCATCCAGAATCTGGAAGCTTTCCTCGGCGTGCGCCTGATGCACCGGACCACGCGCCGGCTGTCGCTCACGCCGGACGGCGCCGCGTACTACGAAAGGTGCGTGCGGATCCTCGCCGATGTCGAGGAAACCGAAGCGAGCTTCCAGGCAAACAATCGCAAGCCGCACGGAAAGTTGCGTATCGACATGCCAGGCTCGATCGGGCGGCTGCTCGTGATCCCGTCCCTATGCGAATTCCATACGCGCTATCCGGACATCGATCTGCAGCTCGGCCTGTCCGACCGGCCGGTCGACCTGCTGCAGGAAGGCGTCGACTGCGTGATCCGCGTCGGTGCGCTGCAGGACTCGTCGCTCGTCGCGCGCCGCGTCGGCCTGTTCGAATGCGTTTCGGTCGCGGCGCCCGCGTATCTGGAGAAGTACGGCGAACCGCAGACGATCGAGGACCTGAGCGATCACAAGGCCGTCAATTACTTCTCGAGCCGCACGGGCCGCACGATCGACTGGACGTTCCTGACCGACGGCAAGGAAGTCGAGGTCAAGATGAACGCGATCGTGTCGGTCAACGACGCCGACGCGTACGTGACATGCGGGCTCGAAGGCTTCGGGCTGATCCAGCCGCCGCTGTTCATGGTGCTGCCGCACCTGCGCGACGGCCGGCTCAAGGAAGTGCTGCCCGGCCTGAAGCCGCTGCCAATGCCGATCTCCGTCGTGTATCCGCACAGCCGGCACCTGTCGCCGAAGGTGCGCGTGTTCGTCGACTGGATCGCCGAAGTGTTCGACCGCTGCCCGCTGCTGAGCGGCAAGGGCAGCCTCGACGCGACGTGCAGCAAGCGCACGTTCGAGGAAGCCGAGCGCGCGCCGGTGCTCGACACGCCGGTCATCAACGAGTGGGTCGCGTAA